In the genome of Cercospora beticola chromosome 2, complete sequence, one region contains:
- a CDS encoding uncharacterized protein (antiSMASH:Cluster_6~CAZy:GH31) produces MAPLALLTGALALATSIAASPYPLIRRQNDTNSNCPGYRASDISTNANGLTAKLTLAGAPCNIYGKDIEDLTLTVEYQTDTRLHVLIEDAAQQVYQVPGSVFPRSASSGSQNASSELVFEYVEEPFSFSVKRRSTDEVLFDSSAASLIFEDQYVRLRTSLPENPNLYGTGEHTDPFRLNTTDYTRTAWNRDAYGAPSGTNLYGTHPIYYDHRGTNGTHGVFLLNSNGMDFKIDTTGGQHLEYNIIGGVLDFYFLAGPSPVEVAQQYSEVSQKSALQPYWGLGFHQCKYGYRDVYWVAEVVANYSAAGIPLETMWTDIDYMHLRWVFTLDEDRFPLSLMRQLVDHLHANQQHYIVMVDPAVAYQDYDAFNNGVEQEVFMTRNNGSIYKGVVWPGVTAFPDWFHPNTQPYWNEEFQSFFDAETGVDIDALWIDMNEPANFCNYPCANPELEAQLAGNPPQPPPIRLGSPRPISGFGPDFQPVCKSVVTFNVNASTFFGENILVFGSAITIGGGDDTAGAAPLGADNYPIWSAAIDLPANTEVTYQYIRSQPGGVFIYETENRTFTTGDCGSTSSTDDTITTSSPPQSKLVRRLADFSYKTHHITPIFKRQSAGDMKGLPGRDLINPAYQIDNAAGSISNKTADTDIIQYGGWTQYDTHNIYGSQMSEASRIAMLARRPGLRPMIITRSTFAGAGAHVGKWLGDNLSNWGNYLISISQNLEFAAMYNVPMVGPDVCGFGGDTTELLCARWATLGAFTPFYRNHAQNDAADQEFYRWPLVTEAAKKAIDIRYRLLDYFYTAFYVQNQTGTPVIQPMFYHYPEDSNTFGLGYQYFYGPGILVAPVTTENSTTATHYLPEDVFYDFYTHDKIIGTGETVTVEDVDFTEIPLYYKGGSIIAQRSESANTTTELRKKDFDIIIAPSANGTAYGELYLDDGVSLVQDTWSYMKFEYFSNGRFTITGRFGYDTDVFIQSITVLGLGSGSGSGSTGASRKKVVNNRISLTQEYSGIV; encoded by the exons ATGGCGCCCCTCGCGCTCCTCACCGGTGCTTTGGCACTTGCAACATCCATCGCCGCATCCCCATACCCGCTCATTCGCCGTCAGAATGACACCAACTCGAATTGTCCTGGCTATCGAGCCAGCGACATCAGCACCAACGCCAATGGGCTGACTGCGAAACTCACACTAGCAGGCGCTCCCTGCAACATCTACGGCAAGGACATCGAAGATCTGACATTGACAGTCGAGTACCAAACTG ATACGCGTCTACATGTCCTGATTGAGGATGCTGCCCAGCAAGTCTACCAGGTACCCGGTTCTGTCTTCCCACGCTCGGCGTCGAGCGGCTCGCAGAACGCTTCGAGTGAGCTTGTCTTCGAATATGTCGAAGAGCCATTCAGTTTCAGTGTCAAGCGACGCAGCACCGACGAAGTCTTGTTCGACTCATCGGCAGCGTCTCTTATCTTTGAAGACCAATATGTGCGCTTGAGGACATCACTTCCCGAGAACCCCAACCTCTACGGTACCGGCGAGCACACCGATCCATT CCGCCTGAACACAACTGATTACACACGTACCGCCTGGAACCGCGACGCTTATGGTGCTCCCTCAGGCACTAACCTCTACGGTACACACCCAATTTACTACGATCATCGTGGCACCAACGGCACTCATGGCGTGTTCCTCCTCAACTCGAACGGCATGGATTTCAAGATCGACACCACAGGTGGCCAGCACCTTGAGTACAACATCATCGGCGGTGTCCTTGACTTTTACTTCTTGGCTGGTCCATCGCCAGTCGAGGTTGCACAGCAGTACTCCGAAGTCTCTCAGAAGAGCGCCCTCCAGCCATACTGGGGCCTTGGGTTTCATCAATGCAAGTACGGATACCGCGATGTATACTGGGTTGCAGAAGTGGTTGCCAACTactctgctgctggcatTCCGTTGGAGACTATGTGGACAG ATATCGACTACATGCACTTGCGATGGGTCTTCACTCTTGATGAAGATCGTTTCCCGCTATCTTTGATGCGACAATTGGTCGACCACCTTCACGCCAACCAGCAACACTACATTGTCATGGTCGATCCGGCCGTCGCTTACCAAGACTACGACGCTTTCAACAACGGTGTAGAGCAGGAAGTCTTCATGACGCGTAACAATGGCTCGATCTACAAGGGTGTCGTATGGCCAGGTGTAAC GGCATTCCCAGATTGGTTTCATCCCAACACTCAACCCTACTGGAACGAAGAGTTTCAATCTTTCTTCGATGCCGAAACCGGCGTTGACATTGACGCGCTCTGGATTGATATGAATGAGCCTGCTAACTTCTGCAACTACCCGTGCGCCAATCCGGAGCTCGAAGCTCAGCTGGCGGGCAATCCACCTCAGCCGCCTCCTATTCGTCTTGGCAGCCCGCGGCCAATCTCAGGCTTTGGTCCTGACTTCCAACCCGTCTGCAAGTCCGTCGTCACGTTCAACGTCAACGCAAGCACCTTCTTCGGCGAGAACATCTTGGTCTTTGGCAGTGCCATCACCattggcggcggcgatgataCCGCAGGCGCGGCACCACTCGGCGCTGACAATTATCCTATCTGGAGCGCAGCAATCGACCTACCAGCCAATACTGAGGTTACATACCAGTACATTCGGTCTCAACCAGGTGGCGTATTCATCTATGAGACAGAGAACCGCACTTTCACGACAGGCGATTGTGGTAGCACGTCTTCTACCGATGATACGATCACTACTTCGTCGCCTCCGCAGAGCAAGCTTGTTCGCCGTCTTGCAGACTTCTCGTACAAGACGCATCACATCACGCCTATCTTCAAGCGACAATCCGCTGGCGACATGAAGGGCTTGCCTGGTCGTGATCTTATCAACCCAGCTTATCAAATCGACAACGCGGCTggcagcatcagcaacaaGACTGCTGATACTGACATCATTCAATATGGCGGCTGGACTCAGTACGATACCCACAACATCTATGGATCTCAGATGTCCGAAGCTTCTCGTATTGCGATGTTGGCTCGTAGACCAGGTCTGCGTCCAATGATCATCACCCGCTCAACATTCGCTGGTGCCGGAGCTCACGTCGGCAAGTGGTTGGGCGACAATCTGTCCAACTGGGGGAACTatctcatctccatctcccaGAACCTCGAGTTCGCAGCCATGTACAACGTGCCAATGGTGGGCCCGGATGTTTGCGGTTTCGGTGGCGATACAACCGAGCTGCTTTGTGCTCGATGGGCCACATTGGGCGCCTTCACTCCATTCTATCGCAACCATGCTCAGAACGATGCGGCTGATCAGGAGTTCTACCGCTGGCCACTTGTTACTGAGGCAGCAAAGAAGGCTATCGACATCCGTTACAGACTGCTCGACTACTTCTACACCGCCTTCTATGTGCAAAACCAGACTGGCACACCGGTGATCCAGCCCATGTTCTATCACTACCCAGAAGACAGCAACACCTTCGGGCTCGGCTACCAGTACTTTTATGGTCCTGGCATCTTGGTCGCTCCTGTCACTACCGAGAACAGCACTACAGCGACACACTACTTGCCAGAAGACGTCTTCTACGACTTCTACACCCACGACAAGATCATTGGCACTGGCGAGACCGTCACTGTCGAAGACGTTGACTTCACTGAGATCCCGCTCTACTACAAGGGTGGCTCCATCATTGCTCAGCGCTCCGAATCCGCCAACACCACGACCGAGCTTCGCAAGAAAGACTTtgacatcatcatcgctccTTCTGCCAACGGCACCGCCTACGGCGAGTTGTATCTCGACGACGGCGTGTCTCTTGTGCAAGACACCTGGTCATACATGAAGTTCGAGTACTTCAGCAACGGACGCTTCACCATCACTGGTAGATTCGGCTATGACACTGATGTGTTCATCCAGTCGATCACCGTTCTCGGCTTgggcagtggcagtggcagtggcagcacagGCGCCTCACGTAAAAAGGTTGTCAACAACAGAATCAGCCTGACTCAAGAGTACTCGGGCATTGTTTAG